A portion of the Thermoanaerobaculia bacterium genome contains these proteins:
- a CDS encoding response regulator: protein MAKILLIDDSEENRAAIEALLSDEGHGLEVVSQGRLAVSRARAAEPDLILIDLLLPGIPSWHLIRDLHRDPALIGVPILGVSPEAMGGARERALAAGCVAFIGVPICREGARGTIAHHLREREQNDITQTRPLAFGTPSIRTRPRARVLLASADSDFLHLYAATLRYRRYQVETVSSAAGILDRIDAERPHLVVLDRTLSDGPGVEASRRVKARQRDPFVPVLLLVDPGGMDAAIAGSGADDFLEVPFPEVELRHRVRSLLFLASAVGGERDRSRQLAAVARQMSIGLVLVDPEGRIMLMNQPSARILGVTPGELRGRSVRHLFRAARLRREDGSALAPDFDAFRRFRSAGQPAARDVYRLADREGGSPDIPVEIAWTAVVDGARKFRGAVVSARRLSDDAESQRALADAYDRLMEVDQLKSKFLSTVSHELRTPLNTIILLSHVLTSEPLQARPAAARERDLQIIRQSANALLHMINNLLDLARIEGGQAELSPEPVEIRRFLAETIEIIAPQAEKKKLPVRLAAGDDLPEWVDLDRDKTRQVLLNLLSNAVKFTQRGEVVLEVGRTPAGSLAFSVRDSGTGIPADKLPMIFEPFRQVAQGEAASAGSGLGLSIVKELVHLMGGEVTVTSRPGDGSTFRAAIPCRVASGTSAAEGTRPVPRPLRRPRILVVEDDQDSRYGLRTVLEMEGYEASEAATAAEAIAALSGGAFDAVFMDISLPDDDGTAVIRRIRSDPSTEGLPIVALTGKTSDGDRRKIDESGASAYLSKPVDVKNMLKTLASLLDGVETAAPSPAR from the coding sequence ATGGCCAAAATCCTCCTCATCGACGATTCGGAAGAAAACCGGGCGGCGATCGAAGCGCTGCTCTCGGACGAAGGCCACGGCCTGGAAGTCGTTTCCCAGGGGCGGCTCGCCGTCTCCCGCGCCCGCGCGGCGGAACCGGATCTGATCCTGATCGACCTCCTTCTTCCGGGCATCCCGTCGTGGCATCTCATCCGCGACCTCCATCGGGACCCGGCCCTGATCGGCGTCCCGATCCTCGGCGTGAGTCCGGAGGCCATGGGGGGCGCGCGGGAGCGGGCGCTCGCCGCGGGATGCGTCGCGTTCATCGGCGTACCGATCTGCCGGGAAGGCGCGCGGGGAACGATCGCGCATCACCTCCGGGAGCGGGAGCAGAACGACATCACCCAGACGCGGCCGCTCGCCTTCGGAACGCCGTCGATCCGGACGCGACCGCGCGCGCGAGTCCTCCTCGCCTCGGCGGACTCGGACTTCCTCCACCTGTACGCGGCCACGCTCCGGTACCGGCGCTACCAGGTGGAAACCGTCTCATCGGCGGCCGGGATCCTCGACCGCATCGACGCCGAGCGGCCGCACCTCGTCGTGCTCGACCGGACGCTCTCCGACGGCCCGGGGGTCGAGGCGTCCCGCCGGGTCAAGGCGCGGCAGCGCGATCCTTTCGTGCCCGTGCTGCTCCTGGTGGACCCCGGCGGGATGGACGCCGCGATCGCCGGCTCGGGGGCGGACGACTTCCTCGAAGTCCCCTTTCCGGAAGTCGAGCTCCGGCACCGTGTCCGCAGCCTTCTCTTTCTCGCAAGCGCGGTGGGGGGAGAGCGCGACCGGAGCCGTCAGCTCGCGGCCGTCGCCCGGCAGATGTCGATCGGCCTCGTGCTGGTGGATCCGGAAGGCCGCATCATGCTCATGAATCAGCCGAGCGCCCGGATCCTCGGCGTGACTCCCGGCGAGCTGCGCGGCCGGTCCGTGCGCCACCTCTTTCGCGCGGCGCGCCTCCGGCGCGAGGACGGGTCGGCGCTCGCACCGGACTTCGACGCGTTCCGGCGCTTCCGGTCGGCGGGACAGCCGGCGGCACGCGACGTCTATCGGCTCGCGGACCGCGAGGGGGGAAGTCCCGACATACCGGTCGAGATCGCATGGACGGCGGTCGTCGACGGCGCGCGCAAGTTCCGCGGCGCGGTCGTTTCGGCCCGGCGCCTGTCGGATGACGCCGAGTCGCAACGCGCGCTCGCCGACGCCTACGACCGTTTGATGGAGGTCGACCAGCTCAAGTCCAAGTTCCTGTCGACGGTCTCTCACGAGCTCCGGACGCCGCTCAACACGATCATCCTGCTTTCGCACGTCCTGACGAGCGAGCCGTTGCAGGCCCGTCCCGCGGCGGCTCGGGAGCGCGATCTCCAGATCATCCGGCAGAGCGCGAACGCGCTGCTGCACATGATCAACAACCTCCTCGACCTCGCCCGGATCGAGGGGGGACAGGCGGAGCTTTCCCCGGAGCCGGTCGAGATCCGCCGGTTCCTCGCCGAGACGATCGAGATCATCGCCCCTCAGGCCGAGAAGAAGAAGCTTCCGGTGCGGCTCGCGGCCGGCGACGACCTTCCGGAATGGGTGGATCTCGACCGCGACAAGACGCGGCAGGTCCTGCTCAACCTCCTGTCGAACGCCGTCAAGTTCACGCAACGGGGCGAGGTCGTCCTCGAGGTCGGCCGGACCCCCGCCGGGTCGCTCGCCTTCTCGGTCCGGGATTCCGGGACGGGGATCCCCGCCGACAAGCTGCCGATGATCTTCGAGCCGTTCCGTCAGGTCGCGCAGGGAGAAGCCGCGTCGGCGGGCTCGGGTCTCGGACTCTCGATCGTCAAGGAGCTCGTCCACCTGATGGGAGGGGAGGTCACGGTCACGAGCCGCCCGGGCGACGGATCGACGTTCCGGGCGGCGATCCCCTGTCGCGTGGCCTCCGGGACGTCCGCCGCGGAGGGAACGCGGCCGGTGCCGCGGCCGCTCCGGCGTCCGCGGATCCTCGTCGTCGAGGACGACCAGGACTCCCGGTACGGGCTGCGGACGGTGCTCGAGATGGAAGGCTACGAGGCGTCCGAAGCGGCGACCGCCGCGGAGGCGATCGCGGCCCTTTCGGGCGGCGCGTTCGATGCGGTCTTCATGGACATCAGCCTTCCGGACGACGATGGAACGGCGGTCATCCGCCGCATTCGCTCCGACCCCTCGACGGAGGGGCTTCCGATCGTCGCGCTCACCGGGAAAACGTCCGACGGAGACCGCCGGAAGATCGACGAGTCCGGAGCCTCGGCGTACCTGTCGAAACCGGTCGACGTCAAGAACATGCTGAAGACGCTGGCGAGCCTCCTCGACGGCGT